The Deltaproteobacteria bacterium genome includes a region encoding these proteins:
- a CDS encoding CTP synthase, producing MKTKFIFVTGGVLSSLGKGLAAASISALLECRGLRVTNQKLDPYINVDPGTMSPFQHGEVFVTDDGAETDLDLGHYERFCSTRMSKGNNLTTGQVYFSVITKERKGDYLGKTVQVIPHITNEIKDYIKATATGFDVAIVEIGGTVGDIESLPFLEAIRQFRNEVGGKNAIFIHLTWVPHLKTAGEVKTKPTQHSVKALREIGIQPDILLCRTENFLSEEIKAKISLFCNVEVAAVFTAKDVECIYEVPLVFHREGLDEKIVELLNIWTGRPHLEAWEDVVSKFCHPSAGEVCIAIVGKYVNLTDSYKSLNEALMHAGIANDCRVTLRFVDAEGIEKEGYGALLTEADGILVPGGFGARGIEGMICAIEQAREHKIPFFGICLGMQMAVVEYARHVVLLDQANSSEFDENTPYPVIDLLPEQKQIKEKGASMRLGAFPCVLDRDSLAYDAYQVPEISERHRHRYEFNNDFKDAMMARGLRITGSSPDGSLAEIVEIKDHPWFLGCQFHPEFKSRPTNPHPLFTSFIRAAREYKLRKQ from the coding sequence ATGAAGACGAAATTCATTTTTGTGACCGGCGGGGTGCTTTCCTCTCTGGGAAAGGGACTGGCGGCCGCTTCCATATCGGCCCTGCTGGAATGCCGGGGCCTGCGGGTGACCAACCAAAAGCTCGATCCTTATATCAACGTGGATCCCGGGACGATGAGCCCCTTCCAGCACGGCGAAGTCTTTGTGACGGACGACGGCGCGGAAACAGATCTGGATCTGGGCCATTACGAACGCTTCTGTTCCACACGCATGAGCAAGGGAAATAATCTCACCACGGGCCAGGTGTACTTTTCCGTGATTACCAAGGAGAGGAAAGGCGATTATTTAGGCAAGACCGTACAGGTAATCCCCCATATCACGAACGAAATCAAGGACTATATCAAGGCGACGGCCACGGGATTTGATGTGGCCATTGTGGAGATCGGCGGCACCGTGGGAGATATAGAAAGCCTGCCCTTTCTGGAGGCGATCCGGCAGTTTCGCAACGAGGTGGGTGGAAAGAACGCCATTTTCATTCACCTGACCTGGGTTCCTCACCTCAAAACCGCCGGCGAGGTCAAGACCAAGCCGACCCAGCACAGCGTCAAGGCCCTGCGGGAGATAGGCATACAACCGGATATCCTGCTGTGCCGCACGGAAAATTTTCTATCCGAAGAGATCAAGGCCAAGATTTCCCTTTTCTGCAATGTGGAAGTGGCGGCGGTCTTTACGGCCAAGGATGTGGAATGCATCTACGAGGTGCCCCTTGTTTTCCATCGCGAAGGACTGGACGAAAAGATCGTGGAGTTGCTGAACATCTGGACCGGCCGGCCGCACCTGGAAGCTTGGGAAGATGTGGTCAGCAAGTTCTGCCACCCTTCTGCCGGGGAGGTTTGCATCGCCATCGTCGGCAAGTATGTCAACCTGACCGATTCCTATAAAAGCTTGAACGAAGCGCTCATGCATGCCGGGATTGCCAACGATTGCCGGGTAACCCTCCGTTTCGTGGATGCGGAAGGAATAGAAAAGGAAGGGTACGGAGCGCTTTTGACCGAAGCAGATGGCATCCTGGTTCCCGGCGGGTTTGGCGCCCGCGGGATTGAAGGTATGATCTGCGCTATAGAGCAGGCGCGGGAACACAAAATCCCCTTTTTCGGCATCTGTCTGGGGATGCAGATGGCGGTCGTGGAATATGCCCGGCATGTGGTCCTGCTGGATCAGGCCAATAGTTCCGAGTTCGATGAAAATACTCCGTACCCCGTGATTGATCTCCTTCCCGAGCAGAAGCAGATCAAGGAAAAAGGCGCCTCCATGAGGTTAGGCGCTTTTCCTTGTGTGCTGGACAGGGATTCTTTGGCCTATGATGCCTACCAGGTGCCTGAAATCAGTGAACGGCACCGGCATCGCTATGAATTCAATAACGATTTTAAGGACGCCATGATGGCCAGGGGATTGCGCATTACGGGTAGCTCACCTGACGGCAGTCTGGCGGAAATCGTGGAAATCAAGGATCATCCCTGGTTTCTGGGCTGCCAGTTTCACCCGGAATTCAAATCCCGTCCCACCAACCCGCATCCCCTGTTCACCAGTTTTATCCGGGCGGCACGGGAGTATAAGCTGCGGAAGCAATAA